DNA from Struthio camelus isolate bStrCam1 chromosome 18, bStrCam1.hap1, whole genome shotgun sequence:
GCTGGCAGGCCCCAGGGCGTGCAGCTCTCAGTGGCAGCCCCATGGGGCCTGGACGCTGCGGCTGCAGGGAACAGGGCGCATGTGGGAGCTGGGGTCTCTCGCGCATTCAGCAGGCCCACGGAGTGCTGTAATGCCCTTCTGTCTTCCAGGGGTGGACATGTGCATGGAGCGGGACCATGGCTGCCAGCACAGCTGCGTGAGCATCCCCGGCTCTTTCTACTGtgaatgcaacccaggatacagGCTCAACGTGGACGGAAAGACGTGCTCCCGTAAAAGCCCTTTTTAGTCTTTCTCCCATAGAAGACTTACAGTTTCAGGTCTCGTGTAGGGAAGCTGAAATACAGCAAAGACCTCGTAAGGCCAGTAACAACCTGAGGCGCTCTACTCACTGTGTGTCATGGCCTCCCATTTGTATAACTGCTGAAAACAGTGCTCTGCACTAATGGGTTTCTGCTTTTTGCCTACTGGTTCAACTGTCCCGTGAGAGCCTTTGCTGACAGCAGTAGGAAAGGCCTGCAGACTAGACTTGCATTGCTAAAGCCTGCTCACATCTCTGTGCTGGGACACTTGGGGCTCATGTGGACACAAAATGCTGTCCACGATGTGAGGTTACTCTTGGCACTGGTACTGGAGAACATGTCCCAGCCACTGAAGGGCACCATGTTTTGGCCCCGTATTGTGTGTGCAAAGCTGTATTGGTTGGCACTGGCCACTGCACCCAGGACTTTTCCTTCTTGTCTCGTGGTGCTGTGCACAAGGGAGCTCCCTGCGACCATCTGGAGCagtccctgctccagctgccctGGGGGACAGGCTTGCCCCAGGCGCTGACAGTGCACATGCCTCCTCCAGGGCCGGCGGTGCCAGGGGGCCGAGCAGGGAGCCTGACGGGGTGTCTGCTTCCCCCCTGCAGCCATCGATGCATGTGCAGACGGAAGGCACGGCTGCGAGCACCAGTGCGTCAGCGCTCGCGGGTCCTACTCGTGCCACTGCCGCGCAGGTTACTACCTCAACGAGGACAAGAAGACCTGCACGAGTAGGTGGCTGTCTCCCTCCCTGctacttcttcccttccttcttcacTTGCTTCTCACTCCGTTTTGCTCATCTCTCAATCAGTCAATCTTTCCCTTTCTGCGTTTAAGACCTGTCCCTGCCCTTGGTCATGCTGAAGGCAAGGGCTAGGAGCTCTCTTGGTTTTAGCATGGTGCTAGGAGTGGGCACAGGCCCTGCTCCTGGGTGCTCCATCCCCAAGCAGCAATCAGTCCGCTAATGATGGCAAAGCCCGTGGGCCTCGGGGCgcagagcagccccggcccagaccTGCCCATGCGTCTCCTTCTCCCACCAGTGACTGATTACTGCAGCTTCGGAAACCACAGCTGCCAGCACGAGTGTGTGAGCATCCCCAATGGGCACTACTGCCGCTGCCGCAGTGGCTTCACGCTGCAGGCCGACAGCAAGTCATGCAGAGGTGAGTCCTGTCTTGACGTCGAGGGCCTGGAAAGCCCTGCAAGTGCAGGCTGCAGCGCACAGCAGATCCGTTTACGTCCTCCTGGCAcccaagggaaggaggagagggctgGCACGCATTAGAGGTGTTGTAGGATGCTCTTCCTCCAGCTGgatccccagggtgctggggtcTGACCTTCACAGCTGTTCCCCAGGTGGCTGAGCAAGAGTTGTCTGTGGATCAGACCAGCCCCCATCCTGGAGAGGAGGAGCACTGAGTGCCCTCTGTGGCTGCCGCAAGTGGGAACACCAGCCTTGCCAGGGTCCCCAGGAGGAAGAGGTTTCTGCAGACTGTTCCCGGGCCGTGCTGCCTGGATAAAGATAACCGCCTGCCTTTGGCTTGATATTTCAGCTGCTGACCTCTGCAATGGAGTGGACCATGGCTGTGAGTTTAAGTGCGTGAGCGCCGAGGGCTCTTACCACTGCATTTGCcctgagggacagcagctccAGGCTGATGGGAAGACGTGTAACAGTGAGTACAGAGACGCAGCTTGTGGCATCCTTGATGTCTGGGCTTCAGTGCACTGCTGTTGGGCACCCAGCAAGGGCAGGGCTGAGGTGTGAACTAGGCTGTGCATCTAAGTGGGTATTTGAGCTGTGTTgtaaagagagcagagagccTGCTGGGCTTCGTGGAGAGCCCCAGCTGCTGGATGGGGACCCTAAGGGCACTGCATGGGCAGATGAGCGCTCATGTCCTTAGAGATATGGCCCAGAAGATGTAATGGGAGCTTTTGGAAAAGTTTCAGGACAAGAGAGACCTATGGGAGAGACTTTCAGGGAATGCTGGGGTGGGAGTGCAAGTCTCTGGGCTAAAATATCTAGACACGCTCTGTCCTGATTCCCAGCTTCAGCCTAGCCGCAAACCCAGGGTACACATCCTCACGGTGGCCTGAAGCCCAGCAGatctgcccagccctgtccatcctTGCCCTGAGCAGTGTCCCCTGGGCCCCAGCTGGGCTAGGCccttctcattttcctccttcaCATGCAGAGTGCGGGGCTGGGCACATTGATCTGGTCATGGTGATCGATGGCTCCAAGAGTGTCCGTCCGCAGAACTTTGAGCTGGTGAAGCAGTTTGTGAACCGTATCGTGGATCTGCTGGACGTGTCCCCTCACGGCACCCAGGTGGGGCTGGTGCAGTACTCCAGCCGCGTGCGCACCGAGTTCCCCCTCAACAAGTACGCGACAGCAGATGAGATCAAGAAGGCAGTGATGAACGTGGAGTATATGGAGAAAGGCACCATGACAGGCCTCGCCCTCAAGCACATGGTGGAGCACAGCTTCTCCGAGCTGGAAGGCGCCAGGCCTCCCTCCCACAACGTGCCCAGAATTGGGCTGGTTTTCACAGACGGGCGCTCCCAGGATGATATCTCTGAATGGGCCAGGAGAGCAAAGGAATCAGGTACGGGAGGCAGAGGACTGAGGAACCTGCTCCTCCCCAAAGCCCTGCCATGCTAAGGCAGACACCCCAGGCTAAGCCCCTGGGGAAACCCCACATCCCTCATGAGAGCTGCTCCATGTTTCTCCTTCTGGCTGGCATGGGGCTGTTTgtgctgaggctggcaggcctgcgcTGTGCACGGCACTGAGGAATCGTCCCGTCCTCCCGCATAGGAATCGTCATGTTCGCCGTCGGCGTTGGCAAAGCTGTGGAAGAGGAGCTAAGAGCAATTGCCTCTGAGCCAGTGGAGCAGCACTTCTCCTACTCGGCAGACTTCACCACCATGACCCATCTGGTGGAGAACTTCAAGCTGAACATCTGTCCAGGTGGGTGCAGGCCAGGCCTGtggcccccatccccagctgtaGCAGGCTGGCTCAGCCCCAAGTCGAAGTAAGACCTCCTCTGCCCAGCAGGATGTCATGGGTAGTTTGTATGGCCGTAACCACCCTGTGTCACATCCATTAATATTCTTACTTTGTAGTCTGACAGGGACAGGCAGCACCGCTAACCCTGAGACTAGGGAACTCACCCAGGGACATGCAGGATATCTGTGGAAGAGCAAGGGGTCCAGCGCGGGCCACCAAACTCAGACTCATGCTCTGACCATTAGGCTACCCTTTTTGTCTACAAGCCGTGGAGATGCGTAATATGTTGATGGTGAGGGCCGTCAGACAGCAGTCATGTTTGCAGCTGGGCTGGTGTGCTGATGTTGTCCTATCGTTTCTCCCTCTGGATCCTTAGGGCCGTTGTGGATCTCAGAGGGATGTGAAAGAGGAGAAGGTAAAGCCAGGGGGTGCTTAACATGAAAGGGACGGTGCATGAGCAGCTGCTCCTGGTGCTATTGCAAGGGCAGGGTCTGGGGCCTCACTGCATTAAGTGGTATTGGCACGTCCCCAAGGATGGCTTATCTCCTCATCTAGACCCTGCCCTTCCACTGTTGGCAGATGAAAAAGGACTGACCGGGTTACTCTGGGCAGCCTCCCTTGCTGCCCTGGGGAAAATGAGCAGTGTGGTGTGGCTGGGCGCAGCAGTGCCCTCGGCATCTGATGGGGCTCCAGCGAGGCTTCAGACCCTGAGTCAGCGTCCCACCCTTGCTAGCCCAGCTCTGAgctgccctgcttcccagctttaAGGCAAACCAAagcccagcactgcctttcctCAAAGTGCTGTGAAGACAGCGTTTCAGAGGCTACTCAGCACCCGCTCCAGTCTGTGCACAGCCCTTGCAGCACCTGGCCGGTGGTGGGGGCACCGCGAGTGGGAACTGTTGGGATCTGTTACAGACCATAGTGGCCAGGAGGGCAGGCCCGTCACTGCGACGTGCTCCGCAGCTCCCAGGGCTGTTGGGATgctctgcatccctgcagcctgcGGCAAATGGAGCTGGAGGGAGGATGCCCACGTGGAGACTTGCTTGGTGGGCAATGGTGCAATGGAGATGAGCTTGCTGGAGTTTTGTTAGATAAGCGGGGATCCAGCCTGAGGAACACAAGCCATTTAGCAATgctggaaaaagagggaaaaaatgggaaagagCCAAGCGCGCTGTGTGAGAGGGAAGGCGAGAGCCTGGCACGGGGCTGCTCAGGGAGATGGCCTTGGGGAACGTGCCTCTGACAGCACCGAACTCCTGTGGTTTCAGAGGAGGGCAAAGGGGAGACGGAGATCCGCAGCCCGTGCGAGTGCGAGGCGCTGGTGCAGTTCCAGACAAACACCGTGGCCGTCCTGGAGAGCCTGACCGAGAAAAATATCCTTTGCCTGGGCTCGCAGCGGGCTCTGCTGGGTGCAGGACagtctgcagggcaggctgggctcaTCAGAGCTGAGTTCAGATTTGTGGTCTGGGAGGTGCAGGGGTGGCAGCGGGTAGAAAATGGAAGTGATCAGTGCGGTCTGTCCTTGCCAGAGGTGCTGGCAGAGCTGTGTCTAGCCAGAAGGCAATACGCAGCTCCTAGGGGCTAGACAAGAGGATAAAATAGGACTGGGGAGAATTTAGGCTccttcaaagaaagcaaaaagtggTACTATGGTGTCCAATAACCTGGCATGGGAGCCAAGTCCTGTCTGAGGTCTCACGGCACACCAAGGTGAGGCTCTCCCTAGGTGCAAGCAGACATGAGTAAGGCTCAGTCTGCTCTGGTTTTGGGCCGAGCCCTCCTACGTGGCTCACCAGCCTGTCCTGGCTCACACTGGTTTCCTTAGCACGCTCACTTGCTCAGATGACAGCTAGGCTCGAAGACTTGGAAAAGCAGATTGCCAACCAGAATTGATCCTTGCAGAAGGCCAGAAGTGCTCAGACGGGAGCACAGAGAAGTACAGTAGCTCTGTGGCGTTGCTATTGCTAGATTATTGTAAACTGTCTTTGTTTGTTCTTGTATCACAAAATCCCAAGGGGGACTTggagtgtatttaaaaaaaaaaaaaaagaaaaaccaaaaaagaactcAACCAAAAACCTCTGTTGCAAAGCAAACGGGTCCAGGCTTTGCTGTTACCTCGTTCCTCCAAACCGGCAGGTTTGGGTTGAGGTGGGATGTGACTTTGTGGTCAGTTTGGGCCTTCGGAGAGGAGATGTGATGCACAGCCACTTCATAAAGCAGCTGGGATGGACCAGGCGCTGCTGGCACCGGCCTCACCGCAGAGGCCCCTGCGCAGCTCCTCCGGCGGCTTTGCAAGAGGAAAACCACGGTGAGCGCGCCCTGGGAGTTTCTGCTGTCTCCGCGTCCGCTCCAGCAGCCTGGCCCCCGCTGTGCGGCTCGTCCGCACGGCCTTCGGAGCGAGGGAAGGGAGCGCACCGCCCTGACGTGCCCCGGCAGGGCGCAGGGTGCCAGGGTCCCCGCAGAACTGCCCTTGGCCCCCCGTTTCTGCAGAATCGGTCATTATCCCGTTTGGTTTTTATCGAATAGCAAAATGATAATAATTCTCTCTATAAatatctatgtgtgtgtatgtatatatatttcatttcGAGAGCAGGGTAGTactatttttaaacacttcttatatatataaaaatttctaTCCTGacaataaaaacacaaaagattTCTATGACACTTCTCTCCTTTTCGCTCGGCCGCAGGGGCAGCAGCGGCGTCTGCACGTCAGAGCGCCGTGCCCCTGGCTTTCGCACGGCCACGCTGCCCGCGGGCTCCGGCCACGCTGGGAAAACCCTTGCTCAGAGCACCCGGAGAGCGTTGCAGAGCCGGGCTCGCCTGCAGGGAGGAAAGGTGCTGAACGGGTGATGCTGGGCCTGGTCCCAGCACCCTGCCGGGGCAGGAGAAGCCTTACCAGCCCAGAACGGCGGTGATTGATAAAGAAGCCGTGTCCGGGTGCTCCTTGCTGGTGGGTGCTGGTTCAGCCCAGCGCACTGTTCCCACGTCAGATTGGTAAGCAGATGCCGCGGCTGCTACCGGAGCAGCCGGCTCATTCAGGCACAGCCCCAAGGGCAAAGCTCGGGGCAAACACGGCTAGAGCCAGCCCGTGGCCCCTGCTCCCACCGTGCCAGCCCGGCACGCCGCTCCCGGAGCGGTCCCGGGAAAGGGCTGCCAGCACATCCAGGCCTAGGGTTTGGCAAAGGCCTAAAACTCAAAATCCGGCtttttactgctttctgcagGGACCATGGGCAACATCCTGCTGGTCCCGCTTCCAGAAGCGATCCTCATCCGTGAGGCTCCTGCCCTCGGCGGTGAgagcagggagggggagaggtttTGTGCGCGTGAGGCTGAcatggggagaggaggagcagaaggctgaaagcagctcctgggcaggggTTTGGGGCTTGCTTGGACTGCTCCAGGAGGAGAGGAATTGAAAAGTACTCAGCTATTTGCTTTACGAGGAGAGGATTAGCTTTTTCCATATTAAATTGAAAGCGGCTTTTCCCTAGTTCAGTGTGGGGTTTTGAAAGCTGGTGAGCAGGATTCACATTCCCAGCAGCACGGAGGAGGGTCAGCTGTAGCCTCGTTATATCTGTTTGCAGGGCCGGCAAATGAAGCACTGGCCATTACCTCCGCACAAGGTGCAACCCAGGGCTTTGCTGTCAGGTTTTGGGCAGCTTTGAGCACGTTTTGCAGAAAGAGGCTGTTTGCTGGGAAGTCTTCTTCCCCGGGCACTCCCGGGAAGGTGCTGACAGCCTGCGATCTCGCCAAGGTGGTGAGATGGTTTGGTGCAGAAAGGACCTGGGTTTGAGGAGGAACATGGGAATTGGGGAAGCAGAAAGCAGTATGGGATGATACGATGCCCCAGGAAGGAGGCCCAACTGACTGCAGCCGTTCTCGCCTGGCGGCGCCTCTTGCAGTGTTACACGTGACCTTGccatgctgtgatttttttggcCAGCAGGGATGCCCCAGGATGGGAGGCCGTGGTCCATGTCTTTGCCTTTTCTACTGCTGGAGCAACCTAAAAAGGCTAGAAATCTGCCTTGCCTGCGGAAAGGCAGGCTGCCCGCTGCACAGCACTGCCGTGGCAATGCCACAGCCCCTCGCGGGGAGCTGCCGCCAGCTCAGCCCTAAAGCAGAGCCTCGTCGTCTTGTGTGCCCACCGCGAATAGCTCATTCCCGCGCAGCTGAAATGCCGAAGGGAAGGCAATGGCCATCCCCCGCTCCTGCCGGAGAGCAGGAACCCCAGCAAGGAAAGGGCAGGCATCCCTGGATGGAGGGCTGCGAGCACACGTGGCTTGTGCACGCGGGCACAGGCGCAATGTGGGTCAGTGCCAGGGACGATCACACTGAAGGAAACTGGAAACCAGCTGCAAAATGTATCCTAGTCTTTTCCCGAGGGCATTTCCAAGGAagtccccccctcttccccccccccccccccgaatggTAATTCTCAGTTTTCTCCCTCCAGCACAGAGCGAACAATCGGGCTGTTTGAGCGTGCTGATGAATGGGCGCTTGTGAGCCGCTCGCCCTCTGGAAAGGAGCGATTTCCCTGGCCCCTGCGAGCAATCCCTGTTTTCACAGGTGAGGCGCTGAATGGGCCATAAAACCGCCTTCCCCTCCTCGGGCTCCCCACCACCCACATTGCTGCTGGCCCTCTTGGGGCCGGgggcctgctgagcctggcagGCAGCCAGGTGCCTCGGTGGCTGCTCTTGCTTGGGACGTCGAGGTCGTCGTGCCCCGTGTTTGCGACCCCTGTTTCCAGCCAGGTTTCCAAGCTGGGAGCAGAGTCAGTggccaggttgcccagggctgtTTGGGCAATGCTGTGTCCCagctgggagcagctctgcaggagggagg
Protein-coding regions in this window:
- the MATN4 gene encoding matrilin-4 is translated as MKLLPIVPLLLLVLTTLEARPKPAALKCKTGPLDIVFVIDSSRSVRPFEFETMRRFMIDIISSLDIGPNATRVGVIQYSSQVQNIFSLKTFFKRADMEKAINNIVPLAQGTMTGLAIQYAMNVAFTTQEGARPPHKKIPRVAIIVTDGRPQDRVSEVATQARAAGIEIYAVGIQRADMSSLRAMASLPLEEHVFLVESFELIQQFGKQFQDKLCGVDMCMERDHGCQHSCVSIPGSFYCECNPGYRLNVDGKTCSPIDACADGRHGCEHQCVSARGSYSCHCRAGYYLNEDKKTCTMTDYCSFGNHSCQHECVSIPNGHYCRCRSGFTLQADSKSCRAADLCNGVDHGCEFKCVSAEGSYHCICPEGQQLQADGKTCNKCGAGHIDLVMVIDGSKSVRPQNFELVKQFVNRIVDLLDVSPHGTQVGLVQYSSRVRTEFPLNKYATADEIKKAVMNVEYMEKGTMTGLALKHMVEHSFSELEGARPPSHNVPRIGLVFTDGRSQDDISEWARRAKESGIVMFAVGVGKAVEEELRAIASEPVEQHFSYSADFTTMTHLVENFKLNICPEEGKGETEIRSPCECEALVQFQTNTVAVLESLTEKIAQMTARLEDLEKQIANQN